Genomic window (Zymoseptoria tritici IPO323 chromosome 1, whole genome shotgun sequence):
TCACGACCAAGTGTGCCAGTCTCTCGCACAGCTACTCGAGCAGACTGAGCTGTGGCGTTGCCAATCTACCACTGATGCATGGAAGAGTCGTAGAGGCTGCTGTCCACATTCTTTGGATTTTTCGGTCGACCTCGGTCGGCCTCAACATGCGCCTTCCTCTTGTGGTTGGAACCTCCTTGCAATGGAGGACTGTAGCCTGAACAGATGCCTTTGCAAGAATCGCCCGTCCAAAGTGGGGAAGACTGCTGGTCTGACGATGTCGTAGCAGCTGACAGCATATGTGCTGCCGTCGAAGAGAGGTGTAGTGAAGGTTGAGTGGAGCCGACCCGCCTCGTCAAGGCAAGGGAGGTCAAGTTTGGCCAAATTCTCCCAGACGGTCGGAAGCCACAACCCTGTCCATTGTTACTGCACGGTGGACGAGAGCAGCACGCAATAACGTCGACTTCTGCTTTACTCCACTGAGTAGTGCGCGATCATTTCTATCTCCTACTCTGTTGAACGCCTCCCGGCGGATGTGATTTTGCCTAAAGCTTTCCATCAGCAGCGAACTCTAGAAGTTCGCCGAGGCGTCTGAAGGAGCCACACATGCCTGGATGACGTTGTCGAGGTGCTCGCTAGCTGCCACACTAGATGCTCATGAATGACGGCGGCCCCGAATGGCCGATGGAAGATGGATGGATGTAAGCAGCGCGccctgctgctgttgcgcAAGTGAACAGACGATTGGCGCCCGAAGCTGCGGATGGCCTGCAAACAGGGCAGCCGGCGAGTCTCATTGCCACGTTGCCATAGGTTCCTTGTCCATTTACATGGGCAGAGCAAGCAAGCAGACGTCGCATGACTGCGTGCAGAGGATCGGCGGCGTAGCAAAGGCATCGGCTACGACCGTGAAATCTGCGGGGAAGTGTGTACGACAGCATATGACCTCTGTTCGCCTCCAAGACCGGTGTGTGTGTGTGGGCTGACGGGGCTGTTTCAATGAGAATTCAGATACCAGACGACTCTACTCGATTGAATAGAGGCTACTTTGCTTTGGCGTTGCATCGAGCAGGTCAGTTGAGATTGTCACATGTCTGATGACTGATGCCAGCGTCCGGACAAGTGTTGTGTGAAATGGCGGGATGCGCCACGAGGGACGGTAATGCATGGCAATATGCACAGAAGTTGCAGGGATTGCAAAACTCCGCAATCCCGAGCTTAGCATGCATAGATTGAATTGTGTCCTCTGCTCAATCTTATAGGCTGTACAGTCTTGCAAAGCTCCCAAGGTTCGCCTGATATCCACTTTCATCTGCAACAGCTGCAAGTTCCGCTAGATGCCAGACCGCCGAGCAAGATTGATCCTGAGAAAATATCGTGGCTTTGCCAGCACACGCGATTGAGCGTAGCTGACATGAACGTCAGTAAACAGGCATCTGGCTGAAATCCAGCGTCCAGTGGAGGATCTGACCAAAGCAATGTTCATCACATGTGAATCCTGGGCCAAGATTTCGCGGATGGTGCGCCGCAAGTTCGAACAGGCGGTGACCACATCTTGGTCGATGAATTCGCGGAGTGCAGCCCAACAAGCAAGGCGCACGTGGGTATGAGACCACTGCGCCGGTGCAGACGCACGGAAAAACTCTGCGTAGGTGCGATCATCTCCACTTCTCCATTGTCGTTTGATGCATGTTGAAAGTCGCAAAGCAAGGCAGGGGAAAGACTTTGGTAGCTGGGCCGACCACGTCTGTCGCGAAAGCTGGGCCCTGTCAAAGTTTGCGGATGACACCGCTAGGAAAGGGACAAGTCATAGAACAAAGCCTGCCGCAATGGGTGTCGGACAGTCCCTGAAAAAGGCTCTCCATCATTTCGGAGGTCCGAACAGATGCATACAAGACAGTCTCTCCACAGAGATCATTTCACTGCACAGGTCCCGTCGCCGTCCTCCTGTATGGATCGCTACGGTCACTGCCCGCCGTATCTGGCCTGCTGCGCTGTGTGCCTGGCGCTTGTCGGATCGGGAGGCTCATCTGGGGCTGCACGTAATTCGCGCTGCTTGTGCGGGCTGGGAAAGGTCTCGATGCATCGCCGTTGGAGCCAGATGATATCGGGATCTCGCCACTAGTGGGTGTCTGCTCCCTGGGAGTCAAGCCTGTCGCGTGTCCAGGTACATCCTCTCCTCGTAGCATGGCTTGGGTAGCTGGTGAGAGCTGCGGCGCCAAGTGACTGCGTCGGTTGTGCCGCTCCATCATGCTGACCGCCCACTGCTCGAGGTTGACGGGTGTGCGCTTGGCAGCCTGGAGGAATGCATCGTTGTCATACAGCTCCTGCGGTGTCGGCCTCTTGTCTGGATCCTTCATCATGCATTTGGCAATGACTTCCTCCAAGATGAGTGGGAAGGCATCGCTTTTGGGCAATTTCGGTGCGGGCTCAAGCACGATTTGCTGGAGTAGATCGAGGATTCCCTGGGGACCCGATGTATCGTCATCACTATCCTCGCTCTCGACGCCGAACGGGAACTTTCCGATCGCCATCTCCATGAGCGTCAGGCCGACACTCCAGACATCGCTCTTGACCGTATAGGGGCTTCCTTGTATCCGCTCAGGAGCCATGTACGTACCGGTTCCCACGAATGTGTCGGCGACACTGTTCTCAAGCTCGGAAGATACACCGAAGTCACAAAGCTTGATCTGGCCCTTGCTATTGACCAGAACATTCGATGGCTTGATGTCGCGGTGCATGATCCGATGTGCGTGGTATAGGTATTTCAAGCCGCCGAGAATGGCTTCAGCAATCTTCCCGAGCACGTCTACGCGGACCGGTCCAAAATTTCTCGATATGCTGTCCAGAGAGCTAGATCGGCAAGTCAGCGATTGACCTCCCATCCGCGTTA
Coding sequences:
- the MgSte7 gene encoding uncharacterized protein (orthologous S. cerevisiae Ste7 MAP kinase kinase (a Serin/threonine protein kinase) involved in pheromone response, where it phosphorylates Fus3p, and in the pseudohyphal/invasive growth pathway, through phosphorylation of Kss1p), with amino-acid sequence MSADQFKARSMKRKNVKGLALSAPPKVVAPSEQDSQLPGSLGNDGNRNDTLEIGVEFRPDWRTEDLEVVKELGSGNGGTVSKVRHKGWNILMARKIIHVEAKKEVRKRIVRELQIMHECNSPYIVSFYGAFMNEANDVTMCMEYMDVGSLDSISRNFGPVRVDVLGKIAEAILGGLKYLYHAHRIMHRDIKPSNVLVNSKGQIKLCDFGVSSELENSVADTFVGTGTYMAPERIQGSPYTVKSDVWSVGLTLMEMAIGKFPFGVESEDSDDDTSGPQGILDLLQQIVLEPAPKLPKSDAFPLILEEVIAKCMMKDPDKRPTPQELYDNDAFLQAAKRTPVNLEQWAVSMMERHNRRSHLAPQLSPATQAMLRGEDVPGHATGLTPREQTPTSGEIPISS